From the Mycoplasmatota bacterium genome, one window contains:
- a CDS encoding methyltransferase domain-containing protein — MIFGKDNLEMREFIYSLIDFDKVNSVLDLGCKDGLDLRNLAKKISTKESELYGIDISERFIEKAKEVSKDNSNIHYLVADVSRKLPFKDNYFDLVYSLNLLECIEIKESFLKEVNRVLKEEGIVVFGHFDWDSIIINGKDKKLIRKIVTAYADNQQDWMGSVDSWMGRRLLGEFNKTKLFKGSIFTYVLTNSEFEKGNYGYGMIKGFKDLIKDNLITKDEYERFYDEMLLLNQTGEYFFSINMYIYVGRKCFQ, encoded by the coding sequence ATGATATTTGGTAAAGATAATTTAGAAATGCGGGAATTTATTTATTCTTTGATTGATTTTGACAAAGTTAACTCAGTGTTGGATTTAGGATGTAAAGATGGATTAGACTTAAGAAATTTGGCAAAAAAAATATCAACCAAAGAATCTGAATTATATGGGATAGATATTAGTGAACGATTTATTGAAAAAGCAAAAGAAGTTTCTAAAGATAATAGTAATATTCACTATTTAGTTGCTGATGTATCAAGAAAACTACCATTTAAGGATAATTATTTTGATTTAGTATATTCATTGAATTTATTAGAATGTATTGAGATAAAAGAATCGTTCTTAAAAGAAGTTAATCGAGTCTTAAAAGAAGAGGGTATTGTTGTTTTTGGTCATTTCGACTGGGATTCAATAATAATAAATGGAAAAGATAAAAAACTAATTAGGAAAATTGTGACTGCTTATGCTGATAATCAGCAAGACTGGATGGGTTCAGTTGACTCTTGGATGGGAAGAAGATTGTTAGGAGAATTTAATAAGACTAAACTTTTTAAAGGTTCTATTTTTACCTATGTTCTAACTAATTCAGAATTTGAAAAAGGAAATTATGGCTATGGAATGATTAAAGGCTTTAAAGATTTAATAAAAGACAACTTAATTACTAAAGATGAATATGAAAGATTTTATGATGAAATGCTACTATTAAACCA